In a genomic window of Sutcliffiella sp. FSL R7-0096:
- a CDS encoding zinc-binding dehydrogenase — MNAWLLKEAGSLDHMEWGEIADPKEDNGELLIKVKTVSLNPVDYKVALNGNPAWSYPHIVGVDLAGEVVSVGEGVTDYKVGDRVAVHTSLAKKGAFAELAVVDARAAGHIPDGVSYENAAAILCAGMTAYEAVVQKLNATHKKNILIHAGAGGVGGFAIQLAKMQGLKVFTTASASNHDWVKKLGADVAIDYKEENVTDRIMEETNGRGADMILNTVGRDVATEDLNRLAFSGHLAYIAGAPDLSGVKPFTLSPSIHEVALGAAHASEEERAVKNLAFMAEELMGMVKNGRLNSLVTKVLPREELVQGLKELQGRHVKGKIIVKM; from the coding sequence ATGAATGCATGGTTATTAAAAGAAGCAGGAAGTCTGGACCACATGGAATGGGGAGAGATCGCTGATCCGAAAGAGGACAACGGCGAGCTGCTGATCAAAGTAAAAACAGTTTCCTTGAATCCTGTTGATTATAAAGTGGCCTTGAACGGCAATCCGGCTTGGAGCTATCCGCATATTGTCGGGGTGGATCTTGCCGGTGAGGTGGTTTCGGTTGGAGAAGGTGTAACGGATTATAAAGTTGGCGACCGTGTTGCAGTTCATACAAGCCTTGCAAAAAAAGGTGCGTTTGCCGAGCTTGCGGTTGTGGATGCAAGAGCTGCAGGACACATTCCAGATGGTGTATCTTATGAAAATGCCGCAGCCATTTTATGTGCCGGCATGACTGCTTACGAAGCAGTGGTTCAGAAATTGAATGCCACCCATAAGAAGAACATCCTCATTCATGCAGGTGCAGGTGGGGTAGGTGGGTTTGCGATCCAATTGGCGAAAATGCAAGGGTTGAAAGTATTTACAACAGCTTCTGCTTCCAATCATGACTGGGTGAAGAAACTCGGAGCGGATGTAGCCATCGATTATAAAGAAGAAAATGTGACGGACCGCATCATGGAGGAAACAAACGGACGTGGAGCCGATATGATCTTAAATACAGTTGGTCGCGATGTCGCCACAGAAGATTTAAACCGCCTTGCCTTCTCAGGCCATCTGGCGTACATTGCAGGCGCTCCAGACCTTTCTGGTGTCAAACCATTCACCCTATCCCCATCCATCCATGAAGTGGCTCTAGGAGCAGCTCACGCGAGTGAAGAGGAGAGAGCAGTTAAGAACCTAGCTTTTATGGCAGAAGAGTTAATGGGAATGGTGAAAAACGGTAGACTGAATTCTCTCGTGACAAAAGTACTTCCTCGGGAAGAACTCGTGCAAGGCCTGAAAGAGCTGCAAGGAAGGCATGTTAAAGGGAAAATTATTGTGAAAATGTGA
- a CDS encoding ParM/StbA family protein: MSYSRIAAVDVGNDSIKAIFGKLDSELNIPNVIARDIEDRPVIGIEELDSKDPLDGIHVRVHSPALMDNNAIYRIGNLATKSNNATELDPGSSKSEEDQTLVMLFATLALDAVSAKNEKTFPRNKNVVDANYTLGTGLPLREVKEGKDAGYRSKLLGSVHQVEFLITPKYQGIKVNIKFDEIKVYPEGFAAYINLVLDNNGNIINKDLIDKRILIQDIGGLSTDIAVIKNRNVDDDKAQGFNLGVSEALEQIREEIRSKHGIELDSRRDVVEIITKKNDRNHIMVRGSRTSVHDITDRILLDLAKKQYRLLRNVWQKNSQTEICYFVGGGSTVLKEYLKTLNNNLDGYNIDFFEDEKESIWMMANAYYKLIADYVKKTGKEKESKDQKPVKA, encoded by the coding sequence ATGAGTTATTCAAGAATTGCAGCAGTTGACGTAGGTAATGATTCTATTAAAGCTATTTTTGGAAAATTGGATTCTGAATTAAACATTCCGAATGTTATCGCTAGAGATATTGAAGATCGCCCAGTGATTGGAATTGAAGAATTGGACAGCAAGGATCCTTTAGATGGTATCCATGTTCGTGTTCACTCCCCTGCCCTGATGGACAATAACGCCATCTATCGTATCGGGAACTTAGCGACGAAAAGCAATAATGCAACAGAACTAGACCCAGGTAGCAGCAAATCAGAAGAAGATCAAACATTGGTTATGCTATTTGCTACATTAGCTTTGGATGCAGTAAGTGCAAAAAATGAAAAAACATTCCCCCGCAACAAAAATGTGGTGGATGCAAATTACACGTTAGGGACGGGTCTTCCGCTAAGAGAAGTAAAAGAAGGCAAGGATGCTGGCTATCGTTCCAAATTACTAGGTTCTGTCCATCAGGTAGAATTCCTGATTACACCAAAATACCAAGGCATTAAAGTTAATATTAAATTTGACGAAATCAAAGTTTATCCAGAGGGCTTTGCAGCTTACATAAATCTTGTGCTGGATAACAACGGAAACATCATCAATAAGGACCTGATCGACAAGCGTATCCTTATTCAAGATATTGGTGGCCTATCCACGGATATCGCTGTCATTAAGAACCGTAATGTGGACGACGATAAAGCACAAGGCTTCAATCTTGGGGTTTCTGAAGCACTGGAGCAAATCCGTGAAGAAATCCGTTCCAAGCACGGCATCGAGCTTGATAGCAGAAGAGATGTTGTCGAGATCATCACGAAGAAGAATGACCGTAACCACATCATGGTACGCGGTAGCAGAACGAGCGTACATGATATTACGGACCGTATTCTTTTGGACCTTGCTAAAAAGCAATATCGCCTTTTGAGAAATGTTTGGCAGAAAAACTCCCAGACAGAGATCTGCTATTTTGTCGGCGGTGGTTCCACTGTATTAAAAGAATACTTAAAAACACTAAACAACAATCTAGACGGATACAACATCGATTTCTTTGAAGATGAAAAGGAAAGCATCTGGATGATGGCTAATGCCTACTACAAATTGATTGCTGATTATGTAAAGAAAACAGGCAAAGAGAAAGAGTCCAAAGATCAAAAACCTGTGAAAGCATAA
- the murQ gene encoding N-acetylmuramic acid 6-phosphate etherase, whose protein sequence is MNDFDINPIHLTEMKNLHSENLHDFSTMKIIQVMNQEDKTVANVVEKALPQIAKAIDAITSALESGGRLYYIGAGTSGRLGVLDASECPPTFGVPGTLVNGIIAGGEQAIRFPIENAEDDEQAGADEVASLLTKQDVLVGIASSGRTPYVLGAIKKANELGIPTVGISCNEGSVLCSLSEYPIDLPVGPEVVTGSTRLKAGTAQKMVLNMITTATMIKLGKVYNNLMVNVQATNEKLRKRSISIIQDITGADEATAKEMNLKANGDTRVAILLILYGLDVQEAQNVIRENHDHFPKAIKALEKRK, encoded by the coding sequence ATGAATGATTTTGATATCAACCCTATACATTTAACAGAAATGAAAAATCTTCACTCGGAAAATCTACATGACTTTTCCACGATGAAAATTATCCAAGTGATGAATCAAGAGGATAAAACGGTTGCAAATGTTGTAGAAAAAGCCCTGCCTCAAATCGCAAAGGCCATAGATGCCATCACAAGCGCGCTTGAATCAGGGGGCAGGCTTTACTATATAGGGGCGGGTACAAGCGGTCGTCTTGGCGTGCTGGATGCGTCTGAGTGCCCTCCTACATTTGGGGTACCGGGGACATTGGTCAATGGAATAATTGCAGGCGGGGAGCAAGCCATACGCTTTCCCATTGAAAACGCAGAAGATGACGAACAGGCAGGAGCGGACGAGGTGGCATCCCTCCTGACGAAACAGGATGTGCTCGTAGGGATTGCATCAAGTGGGAGAACACCTTACGTCCTTGGCGCTATAAAAAAGGCCAATGAGCTTGGCATTCCAACAGTGGGAATTTCTTGTAACGAAGGTTCTGTGTTGTGCTCCTTATCAGAGTATCCGATCGATCTTCCCGTAGGGCCAGAGGTTGTGACAGGGTCGACCAGGCTAAAGGCCGGCACCGCCCAGAAGATGGTCCTGAACATGATTACAACAGCGACCATGATCAAGTTGGGCAAAGTCTACAACAATCTGATGGTCAATGTGCAAGCGACAAATGAAAAGCTGAGAAAACGGTCGATCTCGATCATCCAGGACATCACAGGAGCGGATGAAGCGACAGCAAAAGAGATGAACCTCAAGGCAAATGGGGACACAAGAGTCGCGATTCTGTTGATTTTATATGGATTGGATGTACAGGAAGCACAGAATGTCATTCGCGAGAATCATGACCACTTCCCAAAGGCGATTAAGGCTCTAGAAAAAAGAAAATAG
- a CDS encoding DUF3445 domain-containing protein — translation MANLNLTEELRRFPYPFKGDTYRYSNNSTLLTPPRSIDITGTYQKEIKLKRSLLTEYHTRCFQSFPTTNKAQWEAMELVMTNLATYFPESFSLKVEDEKHIFTNHILCEKHEFIMGDDSTLPYEPLDFIGRQVQEDLILMMQRDGDLYLDAGQLCFPANWSLAFNHGLSFKNIHFPIPGFKEEGLDERILQFLLNLEAGNPWGRKNWSLMAGNRMDTSIETFNVWGKERRKVTKENAGEFVHLRVEVQKLFRLPRSNAILFTIHTHLLSLEKLIEIPEWRNQLYQILVELPPHIADYKGISLYKEKVLAYIEQKGDRDL, via the coding sequence GTGGCTAATTTGAACTTGACCGAGGAACTAAGGAGATTCCCCTATCCATTTAAAGGAGATACTTACCGCTATTCCAATAACTCGACTCTACTGACTCCACCCAGAAGCATTGATATTACAGGGACTTATCAAAAGGAAATAAAATTAAAAAGATCCTTATTAACTGAGTATCATACTCGATGTTTTCAATCCTTTCCGACTACAAACAAGGCTCAGTGGGAAGCGATGGAGCTTGTGATGACAAATCTGGCCACCTATTTTCCAGAAAGCTTTTCCCTTAAAGTGGAAGATGAGAAGCACATCTTCACTAATCACATTCTTTGTGAAAAGCATGAATTTATAATGGGCGACGACTCCACTTTACCTTATGAGCCCTTGGATTTCATTGGAAGACAGGTGCAAGAAGATCTTATCCTCATGATGCAGCGGGACGGCGATTTATATCTGGATGCCGGCCAACTGTGCTTTCCTGCAAATTGGTCACTGGCATTTAATCACGGCCTGAGCTTTAAAAACATACATTTTCCCATTCCTGGGTTTAAGGAAGAGGGATTGGACGAACGAATCCTTCAATTTTTATTAAACTTGGAGGCAGGGAATCCATGGGGGAGGAAAAACTGGTCCCTTATGGCCGGAAACAGAATGGATACTTCCATAGAAACCTTTAATGTTTGGGGCAAAGAAAGGAGGAAGGTAACGAAAGAAAATGCAGGTGAGTTCGTGCATTTGCGGGTGGAGGTTCAAAAGTTATTTCGACTGCCCCGCTCCAATGCGATTTTGTTTACCATTCATACCCACCTTTTATCTCTAGAGAAACTGATAGAGATTCCTGAGTGGCGAAATCAACTATATCAAATCTTAGTAGAGCTTCCCCCACATATAGCAGATTATAAAGGGATTTCATTATATAAGGAAAAGGTTTTAGCCTATATCGAACAGAAAGGGGATAGGGATCTTTGA
- a CDS encoding helix-turn-helix transcriptional regulator gives MKNIKMKMARVEKDLSQEELAKIVGVSRQTIGLIELGKYNPSLSLCLSICKALSKTLDQLFWEAQ, from the coding sequence ATGAAAAACATAAAAATGAAAATGGCAAGAGTGGAAAAGGATTTGTCTCAAGAAGAACTGGCCAAGATTGTAGGGGTTTCCAGACAGACAATCGGACTGATCGAACTCGGGAAATACAATCCAAGCCTCAGTCTATGCCTTTCTATATGCAAAGCCTTATCGAAGACCTTAGACCAGTTATTTTGGGAAGCGCAGTAA
- a CDS encoding sugar ABC transporter permease, protein MQIETSTPIVKQKKTRNWKRWAIHLFPVPALLIFSVFIVYPLVAALSYSFYDWNGISRGAFVGFKNFIDLFTLQPFSSMFWNAAKNNVLYFVVQMVVQNGIAFVLAFIIYKKIKGAEFFKIAYFLPRLLSVIVVGFLWKLILNPNFGALNVILGEFGLESLQKAWLGDPKTALMTIILVNCWFGIGFAMLIFLAGLQSIPKELMEAAKLDGANGTKVITKIILPLMVPSIMIMTVLTFIQSFEAFELVYAMQGSQGEPYYSTDLLAVFFYRLAFGGSAAGSSTAVGLGSALAVVLFLFIATCTALLLKFMQKKQVEM, encoded by the coding sequence ATGCAAATCGAAACCAGTACACCCATAGTCAAACAAAAGAAAACAAGAAACTGGAAAAGATGGGCCATCCATCTTTTCCCTGTTCCCGCCCTGCTAATCTTCAGCGTTTTCATCGTTTATCCACTAGTAGCTGCCTTATCTTACAGTTTTTACGACTGGAATGGAATTTCAAGAGGGGCATTTGTAGGGTTTAAGAACTTCATTGATCTATTCACGTTGCAACCTTTCAGCAGTATGTTCTGGAATGCCGCAAAGAACAATGTTTTGTATTTTGTCGTACAGATGGTCGTTCAAAATGGGATTGCATTTGTCTTGGCATTTATTATCTACAAAAAGATCAAAGGGGCGGAATTCTTTAAGATTGCCTACTTTTTACCACGATTATTGTCCGTCATTGTGGTTGGTTTCCTATGGAAGCTAATTTTGAACCCGAACTTCGGTGCACTGAATGTCATTTTAGGGGAATTCGGCTTGGAATCCTTACAGAAGGCGTGGCTTGGGGACCCTAAAACAGCACTTATGACCATCATTTTGGTTAACTGTTGGTTTGGCATTGGATTTGCGATGTTAATCTTCCTTGCAGGGCTGCAATCCATTCCAAAAGAATTGATGGAAGCGGCCAAGCTTGATGGAGCAAATGGTACGAAGGTGATTACAAAAATCATCCTCCCATTAATGGTTCCCTCCATCATGATTATGACGGTTTTAACCTTCATTCAGTCCTTTGAGGCGTTTGAACTTGTCTATGCTATGCAGGGATCACAAGGAGAGCCGTATTACTCCACAGACTTGCTGGCAGTATTCTTTTACCGTTTAGCATTCGGTGGTTCAGCAGCCGGCAGTTCAACTGCAGTCGGATTAGGTTCCGCGCTAGCTGTGGTATTGTTCTTATTTATTGCAACATGTACCGCTCTATTGCTTAAATTCATGCAGAAAAAACAAGTGGAAATGTAG
- a CDS encoding lactoylglutathione lyase family protein: protein MRYPRTFSHIGLSVPNLEHAVKFYTEVMGWYVIMEPAEVVEDDSAIGVMCTDVFGEGWGKFRIAHLATGDKIGIELFEFPQNEKPENNFEYWKTGIFHYCVQDPDVEGLVEKIVEHGGKQRMPIREYYPGEKPYRMVYCEDPFGNLVEIYSHSYELTYSEGAY from the coding sequence TTGAGATATCCAAGAACTTTTTCGCATATAGGATTATCCGTTCCCAACCTGGAACATGCAGTGAAATTTTATACAGAGGTGATGGGTTGGTATGTCATTATGGAACCTGCTGAAGTAGTGGAAGATGACTCTGCCATAGGTGTCATGTGTACGGATGTTTTCGGAGAAGGGTGGGGGAAATTCCGCATCGCCCACCTCGCTACTGGAGACAAAATCGGAATTGAGTTGTTTGAGTTCCCGCAAAATGAAAAGCCGGAAAACAACTTCGAATACTGGAAGACTGGCATATTCCATTACTGCGTTCAGGACCCCGATGTAGAAGGCCTTGTAGAGAAAATCGTCGAGCATGGAGGCAAGCAGCGCATGCCAATCCGTGAATACTATCCAGGAGAAAAGCCATATCGCATGGTCTACTGTGAAGATCCATTCGGCAATTTAGTGGAGATTTACTCGCACTCCTATGAGCTGACTTACTCTGAAGGAGCTTATTAA
- a CDS encoding carbohydrate ABC transporter permease, with the protein MKQTLWTRPLYYIIAFAFATISLYPILLMVLSSFKPSAEIFMNPLAFPKSFSLDTYRKLLEEVPFGTYFFNSVFVSVISVLLILVTTSLAAFYIARYTFWWNNILFFFFLMGMMIPIKLGIVPLFILMKDLGLLNSLWSLIFMYTAGGIPLSILILTGFFRTMPVELEEAARMDGASDLRVLWSVLIPLIRPALGTVMIINFISSWNDFFFPLIFITDEMKKTIPVGMLSLFGEYSADWGTLFAGLTLSSLPMIILFFIASKQFMDGLTAGAVK; encoded by the coding sequence GTGAAACAGACATTATGGACGAGACCACTATACTATATCATTGCCTTTGCATTCGCCACGATCAGCTTGTATCCGATTTTGTTAATGGTGTTGTCCTCCTTTAAACCGAGTGCAGAGATATTCATGAATCCTCTAGCTTTTCCAAAGAGCTTCAGCTTGGATACGTATAGGAAGTTGTTAGAGGAAGTGCCGTTTGGTACCTATTTCTTCAACAGTGTGTTTGTAAGTGTTATTTCTGTCCTCCTTATATTGGTTACAACATCGTTAGCGGCATTCTATATTGCTAGATATACGTTTTGGTGGAATAATATTTTGTTTTTCTTCTTCCTGATGGGGATGATGATTCCAATCAAACTTGGGATTGTGCCATTATTTATTTTAATGAAAGACCTTGGCCTGTTGAATTCACTATGGTCTCTTATTTTTATGTACACAGCAGGGGGGATTCCATTATCCATCCTCATATTGACCGGTTTCTTCCGGACGATGCCTGTGGAGTTGGAGGAAGCAGCAAGAATGGATGGTGCAAGTGACCTTAGGGTCTTGTGGAGCGTATTGATCCCTTTGATACGACCGGCTCTGGGGACGGTGATGATCATTAACTTCATCTCATCATGGAATGATTTCTTCTTCCCATTAATATTTATTACCGATGAAATGAAAAAGACAATCCCTGTGGGAATGCTTTCACTATTTGGGGAATATTCCGCGGACTGGGGGACGCTTTTTGCCGGATTGACCTTATCCTCCCTTCCTATGATCATCTTATTCTTTATCGCATCTAAACAATTTATGGATGGCCTGACAGCCGGGGCCGTGAAATAA
- a CDS encoding DUF6773 family protein gives MNIFGGATKVEDERIVTAQNKIYREIYYLVMGICLISIGFKFYHYGFAVSPIYTELAILFLQGVYYTLRGSSLGVLSDEVEMHDRKSKVPMKWKTLLWGLAFGVFIAIFFGLNSAFNYADTTAQAYSYFFMVFFVSLIIYIPVLVLLSGGTFLAAMNRSKRVADKELEEDEIKR, from the coding sequence ATGAATATTTTCGGTGGGGCAACAAAGGTGGAAGATGAGCGAATTGTGACTGCTCAAAACAAGATTTATAGAGAAATCTATTATCTCGTAATGGGAATCTGTCTTATTTCCATTGGATTCAAGTTTTACCATTACGGTTTTGCTGTTAGTCCAATTTACACAGAGCTAGCAATACTGTTTCTGCAGGGCGTTTATTATACATTAAGAGGTTCAAGTCTGGGCGTGCTTTCAGATGAGGTGGAGATGCATGATCGTAAAAGTAAAGTTCCGATGAAGTGGAAGACTCTTCTTTGGGGGCTGGCTTTTGGTGTCTTCATAGCAATATTTTTCGGGCTAAACAGTGCCTTTAATTATGCTGACACAACTGCACAAGCATATTCCTACTTTTTTATGGTGTTCTTTGTTTCCTTAATCATATATATACCTGTCTTGGTGCTATTATCAGGTGGTACCTTCCTTGCTGCTATGAACCGCAGCAAAAGGGTGGCAGATAAAGAACTAGAAGAAGACGAAATAAAGCGGTGA
- a CDS encoding alpha/beta hydrolase translates to MPKLEVKPGVELYYDDHGEGTPVIFIHGVWMSRKFFQKQLPFFKKEHRAITIDLRGHGDSAQVSEGHTISTYAKDLQAFISKLELKDVVLVGWSMGAFVIWEYLQQFGESNVKGTVIVDELASDFKWPDFPIGAFDLPTLIHFMREVQENREGFLKGFIPLMFKEEVEPIEMDWMLEETLKPTTGVASAILFDQSIVDYRSTFSSITKPSLLCFGKEEKLIPVAAGEHLKESIANSELVLFEESCHCPFLEETERFNREVYNFIKSL, encoded by the coding sequence TTGCCAAAACTGGAAGTGAAACCTGGTGTGGAACTCTATTATGACGACCATGGTGAAGGAACACCGGTCATCTTCATTCATGGGGTTTGGATGAGCAGGAAGTTTTTTCAAAAGCAGCTGCCTTTTTTCAAAAAGGAACACCGTGCTATCACCATAGATTTAAGGGGGCATGGCGACTCTGCACAAGTGTCGGAAGGGCATACCATTTCCACGTATGCGAAGGATCTACAAGCGTTCATTTCTAAGCTGGAACTGAAGGATGTCGTGCTGGTTGGCTGGTCCATGGGTGCATTTGTCATATGGGAATATCTACAGCAGTTTGGGGAATCAAATGTAAAAGGAACGGTCATTGTAGATGAACTCGCGTCTGACTTCAAATGGCCGGATTTTCCTATCGGTGCCTTTGATCTGCCCACTCTCATCCATTTTATGAGAGAGGTTCAGGAAAACAGGGAGGGCTTCCTGAAAGGATTTATTCCCCTCATGTTCAAGGAGGAAGTTGAACCTATAGAAATGGACTGGATGCTTGAGGAGACGTTGAAGCCTACAACAGGGGTCGCAAGCGCCATTCTTTTTGATCAGTCCATTGTGGATTATCGTTCCACTTTTTCTTCCATAACCAAACCATCCTTGCTCTGTTTTGGAAAAGAGGAAAAGCTCATACCTGTAGCAGCAGGGGAGCATTTGAAGGAATCCATCGCAAATAGTGAGCTGGTTCTTTTTGAGGAAAGTTGCCATTGTCCGTTCCTAGAGGAAACAGAAAGGTTCAATAGGGAAGTTTACAATTTTATAAAATCACTCTAA
- a CDS encoding PDR/VanB family oxidoreductase, whose translation MSNYQIAVKLQERSSGGSAFLHTKVKIGDILQISFPKNYFPLSSRARHHLFCAAGIGITPFLSMMRELKEQGKSFELHYSTKTKNDCAFYSYLLKEYPQQTHFYFSKEGNRMDPSMLVEQYIGTHLYLCGPERFTTSFSHAATAHGYPSTSIHYEYFFPPDIYKPRPFILELANGSFLSVSAEKSTLDTLIEAGYPVSYSCKVGRCGTCQLPILEGEAEHHDSFLSSKQKDLQTCFLPCVSRSKTEKLKINLIKIHV comes from the coding sequence ATATCTAATTACCAAATTGCGGTCAAACTTCAAGAAAGATCCTCAGGAGGGTCAGCCTTTTTACATACCAAAGTTAAAATAGGAGATATTTTACAAATTAGTTTTCCAAAAAATTATTTTCCTCTTAGTTCCCGTGCTAGACACCACCTTTTCTGTGCAGCGGGAATTGGCATCACTCCTTTTTTATCCATGATGCGTGAACTAAAAGAACAAGGAAAATCCTTTGAACTTCACTATTCTACAAAAACAAAAAACGACTGTGCGTTCTACTCCTATTTATTAAAGGAATACCCACAACAGACTCATTTCTACTTTTCTAAAGAAGGAAATCGAATGGATCCCAGCATGCTAGTAGAACAATATATTGGCACCCATTTATATTTATGTGGTCCGGAAAGGTTTACTACCTCTTTTTCTCATGCTGCGACCGCCCATGGCTATCCATCTACAAGCATTCATTACGAGTATTTTTTTCCACCCGACATATATAAACCTCGTCCTTTTATTTTGGAACTCGCAAATGGTAGTTTTCTGTCTGTTTCTGCCGAAAAATCTACCTTGGATACATTAATAGAAGCAGGATACCCTGTATCATACTCATGTAAAGTCGGGCGTTGTGGAACTTGTCAGCTTCCCATTTTAGAAGGGGAGGCAGAGCACCACGATTCCTTCTTATCATCAAAACAAAAAGATTTACAAACATGTTTTTTACCATGTGTATCCAGAAGTAAAACAGAAAAACTTAAGATTAACCTTATTAAAATACACGTTTAA
- a CDS encoding catalase — MSKKVNEQSKHDQLDQYRVDDEGKTMTTNQGLKVSEDEFSLKAGERGPTLMEDFHFREKMTHFDHERIPERIVHARGFAAHGEFELYESMEKYTKAKFLQDPSVKTPVFVRFSTVAGSKGSAETVRDARGFATKFYTEEGNYDLVGNNIPVFFIQDAMKFPDLVHALKPEPHNEMPQAASAHDTFWDFVANNQESAHMVMWAMSDRAIPRSLRMMEGFGVHTFRFVNAEGKAHFVKFHWKPVLGTHSLVWDEAQKINGKDPDFHRRDLWESIENGDYPEYEFGVQLLSEEDEFMFDFDILDPTKIWPEEDVPVKIIGKLTLNRNVDNVFAETEQVAFHPGHVVPGIDFSNDPLLQGRLFSYTDTQLIRLGGPNFHELPINRPVCPFHNNQRDGYGRQTINRGQVSYHKNSLASNTPRPASEEEGGYVHYQEKVEGRKVRARSDSFKDHFTQATLFWNSMSKPEKEHIKEAFSFELGKVKSEDVRQQVVDMFANVSMELAQAVAEEIGATPPTGTGSSVTKSSPALSQENTVKKPATRKVGVIISNDFNGKEVASVLESLKAEGMQPEIISSKLGKVTGNGGVELEVDHTFLTCDSVLFDALYVVGGKDIDKKFDRETTYFVEEAYDHFKPIGATHEGKRWLEKLEISEAPGVVSGEADQFVRAFVEAVSAHRHWNREAI; from the coding sequence GTGAGTAAAAAAGTGAACGAGCAAAGCAAACATGACCAATTAGATCAGTACAGGGTGGATGATGAAGGAAAGACGATGACCACCAATCAGGGACTCAAGGTTTCAGAGGATGAGTTTTCCTTAAAAGCCGGCGAACGCGGACCAACCCTGATGGAGGACTTCCACTTTAGAGAAAAGATGACACACTTCGATCATGAGCGTATCCCAGAAAGAATTGTTCATGCAAGGGGATTTGCGGCACATGGCGAATTTGAATTATATGAATCAATGGAAAAGTATACGAAAGCGAAATTCCTTCAGGATCCTTCCGTAAAGACCCCTGTATTTGTTCGTTTTTCGACGGTTGCAGGTTCAAAGGGATCTGCGGAGACCGTTCGTGATGCACGTGGCTTTGCAACAAAATTTTATACAGAAGAAGGAAACTATGACCTCGTAGGAAACAATATTCCGGTATTTTTCATACAGGATGCGATGAAATTCCCTGATCTGGTTCATGCCCTTAAGCCTGAGCCACACAATGAAATGCCACAAGCGGCTTCTGCCCATGACACGTTCTGGGACTTTGTCGCCAACAACCAGGAATCGGCGCATATGGTGATGTGGGCGATGTCGGACCGCGCCATCCCTAGAAGTCTGCGCATGATGGAGGGCTTTGGCGTCCATACATTCCGATTCGTGAACGCAGAAGGGAAAGCACATTTTGTGAAGTTCCACTGGAAGCCTGTACTTGGAACCCATTCCCTTGTTTGGGACGAAGCACAGAAAATCAACGGGAAAGATCCGGATTTCCACCGTCGTGACCTTTGGGAATCCATTGAAAATGGGGATTATCCGGAGTACGAGTTTGGTGTCCAGTTACTTTCAGAAGAAGACGAGTTCATGTTCGACTTTGATATTCTAGACCCGACAAAAATTTGGCCGGAAGAAGATGTTCCCGTCAAAATCATCGGAAAATTGACCTTGAACCGCAATGTGGACAATGTATTTGCCGAAACGGAACAGGTGGCATTCCACCCTGGTCATGTTGTGCCCGGCATTGATTTCTCCAATGACCCATTGTTGCAGGGACGTCTGTTTTCCTATACAGATACACAGCTTATCCGCTTAGGGGGCCCGAACTTCCATGAGTTGCCGATCAACAGGCCGGTATGTCCGTTTCATAATAATCAACGAGATGGCTACGGTCGCCAAACGATTAATAGGGGACAGGTAAGCTATCATAAAAACTCCCTGGCTTCCAATACCCCTAGACCGGCAAGTGAAGAGGAAGGCGGCTATGTGCACTATCAGGAGAAAGTGGAAGGTAGGAAAGTGAGAGCGAGAAGTGATAGTTTCAAGGACCATTTCACACAAGCGACCCTTTTCTGGAATAGCATGAGCAAGCCGGAAAAAGAGCATATCAAAGAGGCGTTCAGCTTTGAACTTGGAAAAGTAAAGAGTGAAGACGTGAGACAGCAGGTGGTCGACATGTTTGCCAATGTCAGCATGGAGCTTGCACAAGCAGTGGCAGAAGAGATTGGGGCAACTCCGCCAACAGGGACAGGCTCATCTGTCACTAAATCATCTCCTGCTCTCAGCCAGGAAAATACGGTGAAAAAGCCTGCCACAAGAAAAGTGGGCGTTATCATCTCTAATGATTTCAATGGCAAGGAAGTTGCCTCTGTATTGGAATCCTTGAAGGCGGAGGGAATGCAGCCAGAGATTATCAGTAGCAAGCTTGGTAAGGTGACTGGTAATGGTGGTGTTGAGCTAGAGGTAGACCATACGTTCCTGACGTGTGATTCTGTTCTTTTCGATGCGCTTTACGTGGTAGGTGGAAAAGACATTGATAAGAAATTCGACCGTGAAACAACCTACTTCGTGGAGGAAGCTTATGATCATTTCAAACCGATCGGGGCTACACATGAAGGAAAGCGATGGTTGGAGAAACTGGAGATTTCCGAGGCTCCAGGTGTGGTAAGCGGTGAAGCAGATCAATTTGTGAGGGCTTTTGTGGAGGCTGTTTCGGCACATAGACATTGGAACAGGGAAGCGATTTAG